From the genome of Hymenobacter cellulosilyticus, one region includes:
- a CDS encoding sensor histidine kinase, which translates to MRPDGSSFWCRVTSILFEDEAGLMGYTTLEDISERKAAEETLKRLYDAQETIMHLIAHDLKNPLTNIQMLVEVLQRDETLLSTCPANTQKETKAFLSMIEQACTDANALLKDVLYLGELDAKRMEKQRVNMNDYLDARLLVYRVVAQQQGIELVLELPAEVVEAHIHPGRFSRVLDNLLTNALKFTPRGGHIYVRLQEQQGRVHIQVQDTGQGIPAELQEHVFDKFSTAAREGLYGTATTGLGLFITKQIVLLHGGKIWLESFEHKGTTFFIELP; encoded by the coding sequence GTGCGCCCCGACGGCTCCTCGTTTTGGTGTCGGGTCACTTCGATTCTGTTCGAAGATGAAGCCGGCCTGATGGGCTATACTACTTTGGAGGATATTTCGGAGCGGAAGGCAGCTGAGGAAACCCTCAAGCGCCTGTACGACGCGCAGGAAACCATCATGCATCTCATTGCCCACGACCTGAAAAACCCGCTGACCAACATTCAGATGCTGGTGGAGGTGCTGCAGCGCGACGAAACCCTGCTGAGCACCTGCCCGGCCAATACGCAGAAGGAAACCAAGGCCTTTTTGAGCATGATAGAGCAAGCCTGCACCGATGCCAATGCCCTGCTCAAGGACGTGCTGTACCTAGGCGAGCTGGATGCCAAACGCATGGAAAAGCAGCGCGTCAATATGAACGACTACCTGGACGCCCGCCTGCTGGTGTACCGGGTGGTAGCCCAGCAGCAGGGCATCGAGCTGGTGCTGGAGCTGCCGGCCGAAGTAGTGGAGGCTCACATTCATCCCGGCCGCTTCAGCCGCGTCCTGGACAATCTGCTAACCAACGCCCTGAAGTTTACGCCCCGGGGAGGCCACATTTACGTCAGGCTACAGGAACAGCAGGGCCGGGTTCACATTCAGGTGCAGGATACCGGCCAGGGCATACCGGCCGAGCTGCAGGAGCACGTTTTCGACAAGTTCAGCACGGCCGCGCGGGAGGGTCTCTATGGTACTGCCACCACTGGGCTGGGCCTTTTCATCACCAAGCAGATTGTGCTGCTGCACGGGGGCAAGATCTGGCTGGAAAGCTTTGAGCACAAAGGCACTACCTTCTTTATCGAGCTTCCCTGA
- a CDS encoding 2Fe-2S iron-sulfur cluster-binding protein, whose amino-acid sequence MPTLTVQNLPGAVVSVPTGATLLAALHAAGFDWMHACGAKGRCTTCRLEVTEGLELLSPPTDAELRYRTAGRLLPHERLTCQTRLSAGSVTGRVPEATQLPHQHYSE is encoded by the coding sequence ATGCCCACTCTAACCGTGCAAAACCTGCCTGGCGCCGTAGTTTCGGTGCCCACCGGCGCTACGCTGCTCGCCGCTCTGCACGCCGCCGGCTTCGACTGGATGCACGCCTGCGGAGCCAAAGGCCGCTGCACCACCTGCCGCCTGGAAGTCACCGAAGGCCTGGAGCTGCTCAGTCCGCCCACCGACGCGGAGTTACGCTACCGTACGGCCGGCCGCCTGCTGCCCCACGAGCGCCTCACGTGCCAGACGCGCCTGTCCGCGGGCAGCGTAACCGGGCGCGTACCCGAGGCCACCCAGCTACCCCACCAGCACTACTCCGAATAA